The Bacteroidota bacterium genome has a window encoding:
- a CDS encoding alpha/beta fold hydrolase, protein MRWGILTFALCCTACGFNRTYLHPTTIPINAKGATLSSKWDTTRVQFQGDTRQPVFYSGKGDTLKRNFTVESTWFTTSGGHKLNAWMIRPTGMKPDITLLHFHGNAGCLLSQYQALVPLVEKGFQVFAFDYSGFGMSEGEATREQVLLDGRAAVDYVRSRPDVNGTRLVLYGQSLGGHLAAVVGPEKSTSLDALVIEGAFSSHDDIAAEKMGFIGRLLVREQYSGKAAIGQWTKRLLVIHSTEDEVIPFRLGRELFDHAHEPKSFFEIRHPHICGPEFYADEIAQRIRAMVNLAN, encoded by the coding sequence ATGCGTTGGGGCATTTTGACGTTCGCATTATGCTGTACCGCATGTGGGTTCAACAGAACCTATCTGCATCCCACAACGATCCCGATCAACGCAAAGGGCGCAACACTCAGTTCCAAATGGGATACTACACGCGTTCAATTCCAGGGGGATACTCGTCAACCGGTTTTTTATTCCGGTAAAGGCGACACCTTGAAACGGAACTTTACCGTGGAGAGCACCTGGTTCACCACATCCGGAGGCCACAAACTGAACGCTTGGATGATCCGTCCGACCGGAATGAAACCGGATATTACCCTGTTGCATTTTCATGGCAACGCAGGATGTCTGTTATCACAATACCAGGCCTTGGTGCCACTGGTCGAGAAAGGATTCCAGGTATTCGCCTTCGATTATTCCGGTTTCGGTATGTCGGAAGGCGAGGCGACCCGCGAACAGGTTTTGCTGGATGGTCGTGCGGCAGTGGACTACGTCCGATCACGTCCTGATGTGAACGGTACCAGGCTCGTCTTATACGGACAATCGCTCGGCGGTCACCTGGCTGCCGTGGTCGGTCCGGAGAAATCGACCTCCCTCGACGCTCTGGTCATTGAGGGCGCTTTCTCCTCCCACGACGATATCGCTGCGGAGAAAATGGGCTTCATCGGGCGCCTGCTTGTGCGCGAGCAATACAGCGGCAAGGCGGCGATCGGGCAATGGACAAAACGGTTGCTGGTCATCCATAGCACGGAAGATGAAGTGATCCCGTTTCGACTAGGAAGGGAATTATTCGATCATGCGCATGAGCCGAAGTCTTTCTTCGAAATCCGCCATCCACACATCTGCGGTCCTGAATTTTATGCCGATGAGATCGCTCAGCGCATTCGCGCCATGGTGAACCTGGCCAATTAG
- a CDS encoding class I SAM-dependent methyltransferase, which yields MTNIVEYNRKAWDAQVDKKDRWTVPVGAAEIALARKGEWSVLLTPTTPVPRTWFPDLRGLRLLGLASGGGQQGPLFAAAGAEVTIFDNSPKQLEQDRRVSDAHDLGIRTVQGDMRNLSVFEPGSFDLIFNPCSILFVDTLQPVWEECYRVLRPGGILMTGLLNPLAYQIDEEYLKLKYAEPYSDLHSLPKEKLEAFTEKQEPLLFGHTWTDQLGGQLQAGFSLTHLFEDGWGGNHVFDQYFRAFMATRAVKPN from the coding sequence ATGACCAATATCGTCGAATACAACCGCAAGGCCTGGGACGCGCAGGTGGATAAGAAAGATCGCTGGACCGTCCCGGTTGGAGCGGCCGAGATCGCGTTGGCCCGTAAGGGGGAATGGTCCGTCTTGCTGACGCCGACTACTCCCGTGCCGCGTACCTGGTTTCCGGACCTGCGTGGCCTTCGGCTGTTGGGCCTGGCTTCGGGAGGAGGGCAGCAGGGTCCGCTCTTCGCTGCGGCCGGTGCGGAGGTTACCATCTTCGATAATTCACCCAAACAGTTGGAGCAGGATCGTCGAGTGAGTGATGCACACGATCTGGGCATTCGTACCGTCCAGGGGGATATGCGGAACTTGTCGGTCTTCGAACCAGGTTCGTTCGACCTGATCTTCAATCCCTGTTCGATCCTCTTCGTGGACACCTTGCAGCCTGTCTGGGAGGAATGTTACCGCGTGTTGCGACCCGGCGGCATCCTCATGACCGGCTTACTGAATCCACTCGCGTACCAGATCGACGAAGAGTATTTGAAATTGAAGTATGCCGAACCCTATTCAGACCTGCATTCCCTTCCCAAAGAAAAACTCGAAGCCTTCACCGAGAAGCAGGAGCCGCTGTTGTTCGGTCACACCTGGACCGATCAGTTGGGAGGTCAGTTGCAGGCAGGTTTCAGCCTGACGCATCTGTTCGAGGATGGATGGGGCGGGAATCATGTTTTTGACCAGTACTTCAGGGCGTTCATGGCAACGCGTGCCGTAAAACCGAATTGA
- a CDS encoding DinB family protein yields the protein MTVTQQSAKHLREVFFGGNWTWSNVKDQLSDVDLDMATYKLDGFNTIAVLTFHIGYYVRAVLSVLEDQPLNASDKFSFDLPPLESAAQWNALVAQTLSNAEKAAGMIAQLPDSRLEAIFVEEKYGTWFRNIHGLIEHTHYHLGQIAIIKKCTEPASGALRAKISDPRQALMAPPLLRFRHICVMYFHH from the coding sequence ATGACCGTAACACAACAATCCGCCAAACACTTACGCGAAGTTTTCTTCGGCGGCAACTGGACCTGGTCCAATGTAAAGGACCAATTGTCGGATGTCGATCTGGACATGGCGACCTACAAGCTCGACGGTTTCAACACCATCGCGGTGCTCACTTTCCATATCGGCTATTATGTCCGGGCGGTGCTGTCGGTGTTGGAAGATCAACCTTTAAATGCGAGTGATAAATTCAGCTTCGATCTCCCACCCCTGGAATCGGCAGCGCAATGGAATGCCCTGGTCGCCCAGACGCTATCGAATGCGGAAAAAGCAGCCGGTATGATCGCTCAACTGCCCGACAGCCGGTTGGAAGCGATCTTCGTGGAGGAGAAATACGGGACCTGGTTCCGGAATATTCACGGGCTCATTGAGCATACGCATTATCACCTTGGACAGATCGCGATCATTAAAAAATGTACAGAACCGGCCTCGGGAGCCCTAAGGGCGAAAATCAGTGATCCGCGGCAAGCCCTTATGGCACCGCCCTTGCTGAGATTTCGTCATATTTGCGTCATGTATTTTCATCACTGA
- the katG gene encoding catalase/peroxidase HPI, protein MNGEAKCPFHNGTVTHSGASTNSHWWPNQLNIGILHQHAPASNPMDKGFNYAKAFKQLDYPALKKDLVKLMTDSQDWWPADWGHYGGLFIRMAWHSAGTYRIADGRGGGGTGNQRFAPLNSWPDNGNLDKARRLLWPIKKKYGNKISWADLMILAGNVALESMGFKTFGFAGGRADIWQPEEDIYWGAEKEWLATSEKANSRYSGDRKLDNPLAAVQMGLIYVNPEGPDGKPDPVASGRDVRETFGRMAMNDEETVALVAGGHTFGKAHGAGDPKLVGPEPEAAPIEAQGLGWINALGSGKGVHTTTSGIEGAWKPNPTKWDNGYFDMLFGYEWELTKSPAGAHQWVAKNCKPEHMIPDAHDPNKKHPPMMTTADLSLRFDPAYEKISRRFHQDPQAFADAFARAWFKLTHRDMGPRARYLGPEVPKEELIWQDPIPAVNHPLVNEQDVASLKSKVLSSGLSVSELVSTAWASASTFRGSDKRGGANGGRIRLAPQNTWEVNQPEQLKKVLDKLEAIRKEFNASASGGKQISIADMIVLAGCAGVEKAAKDAGHSVTVPFSPGRGDATAEQTDVESFAVLEPEADGFRNYQKKQYSVPAEEMLLDKAHLLTLSAPEMTVLIGGLRVLGANAGGSKHGVFTQRVGQLTNDFFVNLLDMNVAWKPTGSNSYEGRDKKTGDLKWTGTRVDLVFGSNSQLRALVEVYAQDDAQDKFVHDFVTAWNKVMNLDRFDLH, encoded by the coding sequence ATGAACGGTGAAGCCAAATGCCCGTTCCACAACGGGACCGTTACCCATTCCGGGGCCTCTACCAACAGTCATTGGTGGCCCAATCAGTTAAACATCGGGATCCTCCACCAGCACGCCCCGGCTTCGAATCCGATGGATAAAGGATTTAACTACGCCAAAGCGTTCAAACAATTGGACTACCCGGCCCTGAAAAAAGACCTCGTAAAGCTGATGACCGATTCGCAAGACTGGTGGCCGGCCGACTGGGGTCACTACGGCGGGCTTTTCATCCGCATGGCCTGGCACAGCGCCGGCACGTACCGGATTGCCGACGGTCGCGGTGGTGGCGGAACCGGCAATCAGCGCTTTGCTCCGCTCAATAGCTGGCCCGACAACGGCAACCTCGACAAAGCGCGCCGACTGCTTTGGCCGATCAAGAAAAAGTATGGCAACAAGATCTCCTGGGCGGATCTCATGATCCTGGCCGGCAATGTCGCGCTCGAGTCGATGGGTTTTAAAACCTTCGGCTTCGCGGGCGGTCGCGCCGACATCTGGCAACCGGAGGAAGACATCTACTGGGGAGCAGAAAAAGAATGGCTGGCAACAAGCGAAAAGGCCAACAGCCGCTACTCCGGCGACCGCAAACTCGACAACCCGCTGGCCGCGGTACAGATGGGGCTCATCTACGTGAACCCGGAAGGCCCCGACGGAAAACCCGATCCGGTCGCCTCCGGTCGCGACGTACGCGAGACCTTCGGTCGCATGGCGATGAACGATGAGGAAACCGTCGCACTGGTCGCTGGTGGTCACACCTTCGGTAAAGCACACGGTGCCGGCGATCCGAAACTGGTCGGACCGGAACCCGAAGCCGCACCGATCGAAGCCCAGGGCTTGGGCTGGATCAACGCACTCGGTTCGGGCAAGGGCGTTCATACCACCACCAGCGGTATCGAAGGCGCGTGGAAACCGAACCCGACGAAATGGGACAACGGCTATTTCGATATGCTGTTCGGCTACGAATGGGAACTCACGAAGAGCCCGGCCGGCGCGCACCAGTGGGTGGCGAAGAACTGCAAGCCGGAACACATGATCCCCGACGCGCACGACCCGAACAAGAAACACCCGCCGATGATGACGACCGCGGATCTCTCCCTGCGCTTCGATCCCGCCTATGAGAAGATTTCTCGCCGTTTCCACCAAGACCCGCAGGCGTTCGCCGACGCATTCGCGCGCGCCTGGTTCAAATTGACGCACCGCGACATGGGCCCGCGCGCCCGTTACCTCGGACCGGAAGTGCCGAAAGAAGAGTTGATCTGGCAGGATCCGATCCCGGCCGTCAACCATCCGCTGGTGAATGAACAGGACGTTGCCTCGCTGAAGAGCAAAGTGCTTTCGTCCGGTCTTTCGGTTTCCGAACTCGTTTCGACCGCCTGGGCTTCCGCTTCGACTTTCCGCGGCTCCGACAAGCGCGGCGGCGCGAATGGCGGACGTATCCGGTTGGCTCCGCAGAACACTTGGGAAGTCAATCAGCCCGAACAACTCAAAAAGGTATTGGACAAACTCGAAGCGATCCGCAAAGAGTTCAACGCTTCCGCTTCCGGCGGTAAGCAGATCTCCATCGCCGACATGATCGTGCTCGCCGGTTGCGCCGGTGTGGAGAAAGCCGCGAAAGATGCCGGCCATTCGGTCACGGTGCCGTTCAGTCCGGGGCGCGGAGATGCCACCGCGGAACAAACCGATGTGGAGTCCTTCGCCGTCCTGGAACCGGAAGCCGACGGTTTCCGGAATTACCAGAAGAAACAGTATTCGGTGCCAGCCGAAGAGATGCTGCTCGACAAAGCGCACCTGCTCACCCTGAGTGCTCCCGAAATGACGGTACTCATCGGCGGATTGCGGGTACTGGGCGCCAATGCCGGTGGCTCGAAACACGGCGTGTTCACCCAACGCGTCGGTCAATTGACCAACGACTTCTTCGTGAACCTGCTCGATATGAATGTGGCCTGGAAACCGACCGGTTCCAACTCCTATGAAGGGCGCGACAAGAAGACGGGCGACCTGAAATGGACGGGGACGCGCGTCGACCTCGTCTTCGGTTCCAACTCTCAACTGCGTGCATTGGTAGAAGTATATGCCCAGGACGATGCGCAGGACAAGTTTGTCCACGACTTCGTTACCGCCTGGAACAAGGTGATGAACCTTGATCGCTTCGACCTCCATTGA
- a CDS encoding alpha/beta hydrolase: MLRRIFLLNHFRGTAVLTCLLFLTLTGLQAQPAVIGPVRTEPFVLGITDIIRSTVMNEERTLNIYLPPGYNEQDSVRYPVIYLLDGSVDEDFIHMAGLVYFLGFPWLNLCPPSIVVGIANVDRKRDYTFPTTVEKDKKDFPTTGGSAAFIRYLGEEVIPYIRSRYKTNNTSTLIGQSFGGLLATEVLFTHPDWFSKYLIVSPSLWWDNQSLLNRTVTLTTQPDVRIAVGKEGRVMERGAKALYRKLRPFYADKRRLRFHFFKKENHGSILLHAAYEGLQD; the protein is encoded by the coding sequence ATGTTGCGACGAATCTTTCTCCTGAACCACTTCCGCGGAACGGCCGTACTCACTTGCCTGTTGTTTCTGACGTTGACCGGTCTGCAAGCGCAACCTGCTGTAATCGGACCGGTGAGAACCGAGCCGTTCGTGCTGGGGATCACGGATATCATTCGCTCGACTGTGATGAACGAGGAGCGAACCCTGAACATCTACCTGCCGCCCGGTTATAACGAACAAGACAGTGTGCGTTACCCGGTCATTTATCTGCTCGACGGCTCGGTGGATGAGGATTTCATTCACATGGCCGGGCTGGTGTATTTCCTCGGATTTCCCTGGCTCAACCTGTGTCCGCCATCGATCGTAGTGGGGATCGCCAACGTCGACCGGAAACGCGACTACACCTTCCCGACGACCGTCGAGAAAGACAAGAAGGATTTCCCGACCACCGGCGGCTCGGCAGCCTTTATCCGATATCTTGGCGAAGAGGTGATACCCTACATACGGTCCCGTTATAAGACGAATAATACGAGTACGCTGATTGGTCAATCATTCGGCGGACTATTGGCTACCGAAGTATTGTTTACCCATCCCGACTGGTTCTCGAAGTACCTGATCGTGAGCCCAAGTTTGTGGTGGGACAACCAAAGCCTTCTGAACCGGACGGTCACCCTGACGACGCAGCCCGATGTCAGGATCGCGGTCGGGAAGGAGGGGCGTGTAATGGAACGCGGCGCGAAAGCGCTCTACCGTAAGCTGCGACCTTTCTACGCAGACAAGCGACGATTGCGTTTTCACTTTTTCAAGAAGGAGAACCATGGTTCGATACTGCTGCACGCCGCCTATGAGGGGTTACAGGACTAA
- the ygiD gene encoding 4,5-DOPA dioxygenase extradiol produces MDRSEFLRRLAILPITAAAMKLGELGALAETFAPTEKMPVLFLGHGSPMNAIEENEFVQGFRSVAAGLPKPRAILCVSAHWETRGTFVTAMPNPPTIHDFGGFPKALFDVQYPAPGSPTLARETKALVKKTEVGLDDKWGLDHGAWSVIKHLYPKADVPVIQMSLDHYQTPEYHYELARELSSLRRKGIIIIGSGNMVHNLGMVAWDKLNAVDYAYDWAREASEKMKRFILEGDHQSLVKFRSQGKAFDLAIPTPEHFLPLLYTVALKDEKDEVSLFNDKAVAGSLTMTSVRIG; encoded by the coding sequence ATGGACCGATCCGAATTTCTTAGACGACTGGCGATCCTGCCAATTACTGCAGCAGCAATGAAACTTGGTGAATTGGGCGCACTGGCGGAGACATTCGCGCCAACAGAGAAAATGCCCGTACTTTTTCTCGGACATGGCAGTCCCATGAACGCGATCGAGGAGAATGAATTCGTGCAGGGTTTCCGGTCCGTAGCGGCCGGATTGCCCAAGCCCCGTGCAATCCTGTGTGTGTCCGCGCACTGGGAGACTCGCGGGACTTTCGTAACCGCCATGCCCAATCCTCCTACCATCCACGATTTCGGTGGATTTCCCAAAGCGCTGTTTGACGTGCAATATCCCGCACCCGGAAGCCCGACACTGGCGCGGGAGACAAAAGCGTTGGTGAAGAAGACGGAAGTCGGGCTCGACGACAAATGGGGCCTCGACCATGGAGCATGGTCGGTCATCAAGCATCTATACCCAAAGGCGGATGTGCCGGTCATTCAGATGAGTCTCGATCATTACCAGACACCGGAGTATCACTATGAACTGGCCCGTGAGTTGTCGTCCTTACGCCGCAAGGGGATCATAATCATCGGTAGCGGAAACATGGTGCATAATCTCGGCATGGTGGCATGGGATAAGCTCAATGCGGTCGATTACGCCTATGACTGGGCCCGGGAGGCAAGTGAGAAAATGAAACGCTTCATTCTGGAAGGCGATCACCAGTCGCTGGTAAAATTCCGTTCGCAGGGAAAGGCGTTTGATCTGGCCATTCCGACTCCGGAACATTTTTTACCGCTCCTTTATACTGTCGCGTTGAAGGATGAAAAGGATGAAGTAAGTCTCTTCAATGACAAGGCTGTCGCCGGGTCGTTAACCATGACATCGGTAAGGATCGGATGA
- a CDS encoding LysR family transcriptional regulator, with protein sequence MNIHQFHYVLAVAEFRHFELAAEKCHISQSTLSTMIAKFEEEVGVRIFNRKKKPVELTLEGAMIVDQLKIVSKDIDQLFEIAREIKGEVAGDINLSVIPTVAPFLLPLFLQEFSLQFPKLNIVVREETTEEIRKKLKSREIDIGIVSIPLHDKELVELKLYDEPFLFYDAKHVSGKKISLKELKSKNLCLMEEGHCMRTQVAELCNPGGAKQPATLNFEYKAGSIDGLIRFVKSNKFSTLLPYLSTLDFTPEQRRHLSPFSASVPYRSIGLIVHQHFVKKKLLNILRDRIIARTYGLLPKLDAKSQMLHPIGS encoded by the coding sequence ATGAACATTCATCAGTTCCACTATGTACTGGCGGTGGCGGAATTCCGGCATTTCGAACTGGCGGCGGAGAAGTGTCACATCAGTCAGTCGACGCTCAGTACGATGATCGCGAAATTCGAAGAAGAGGTCGGCGTCAGGATCTTCAACCGCAAGAAAAAGCCGGTCGAGTTGACGTTGGAAGGTGCCATGATCGTCGACCAGTTGAAGATCGTTTCAAAGGATATCGATCAATTGTTCGAAATAGCCCGGGAGATAAAGGGAGAGGTGGCCGGGGACATCAACCTGTCGGTGATCCCCACGGTTGCCCCTTTCCTGTTGCCGCTCTTTCTTCAGGAGTTTTCGCTGCAATTTCCGAAACTGAACATCGTCGTGCGGGAAGAAACAACGGAAGAGATCAGGAAAAAGTTGAAATCGCGCGAGATCGATATCGGCATTGTTTCCATTCCCTTGCACGACAAGGAACTGGTCGAACTGAAACTCTACGATGAGCCGTTTCTGTTTTACGATGCGAAGCATGTTTCCGGAAAGAAAATTTCCTTGAAGGAATTGAAGTCGAAGAACCTCTGCCTGATGGAAGAGGGGCACTGTATGCGCACCCAGGTGGCGGAGCTCTGTAATCCGGGTGGAGCGAAACAACCCGCTACGCTGAATTTTGAATACAAGGCCGGATCCATTGACGGGCTGATCCGGTTTGTAAAGTCAAACAAGTTTTCAACCTTGCTGCCGTACCTGTCAACCCTGGATTTTACACCAGAGCAAAGGCGCCACCTCAGTCCGTTCTCGGCTTCGGTGCCGTACCGTTCGATCGGGTTGATCGTGCATCAACATTTCGTGAAAAAGAAACTGCTGAACATCCTGCGTGACCGGATCATCGCCAGAACATACGGACTACTGCCGAAACTGGACGCCAAGTCACAGATGCTTCATCCAATCGGATCATGA
- a CDS encoding GNAT family N-acetyltransferase, with amino-acid sequence MIRLSRTDSSNPDFQSLVQLLDAELRQRDGEEHAFFAQFNKIDQIRQVVVAYDGEIAVGCGAVKPYDAGTMEVKRMYVRPEARGKRIAVSVLRELEKWTRESGYRNCILETGERQPEAIALYTRCGYERIPNYGQYAQVATSVCFHKTLE; translated from the coding sequence ATGATTCGTCTTTCCAGGACCGATTCCTCCAATCCGGATTTCCAGTCACTAGTTCAGCTCCTCGATGCGGAGTTACGGCAGCGCGACGGCGAGGAACATGCGTTCTTCGCGCAGTTCAATAAGATCGACCAGATCCGGCAGGTGGTCGTAGCCTATGATGGTGAAATTGCAGTGGGCTGCGGAGCGGTCAAACCCTACGATGCCGGTACCATGGAAGTGAAGCGCATGTATGTACGGCCGGAAGCGCGCGGCAAGCGAATAGCCGTTAGCGTCCTGCGGGAGTTGGAAAAATGGACCAGGGAGTCCGGTTATCGAAATTGCATCTTGGAGACCGGCGAGCGTCAACCCGAAGCGATCGCCCTTTACACGCGATGCGGGTATGAGCGGATTCCGAACTATGGGCAATACGCGCAGGTGGCCACCAGCGTTTGTTTTCATAAGACACTGGAATGA
- a CDS encoding 2'-5' RNA ligase family protein, translated as MAAVSHLVIAYPELSGSDRDRLQAYRSTRDPLFYRVVEPHFTLVFPIPDGDPTAFSAEVRTRLGDAGPIDFALRCALINRDAFSNMYHVFLVPDEGFSEVKLHDRLYAGRFRPHHRFDIDFIPHIGVANDPDPEVCKRWTDEWNAETLEIRGSVKALTLIEYDGVAIRELERIPLPLR; from the coding sequence ATGGCAGCAGTATCCCATCTGGTTATCGCCTATCCTGAATTATCCGGTTCGGACCGGGATCGGCTGCAAGCGTATCGTTCCACCCGCGATCCGCTTTTTTATCGCGTAGTGGAACCGCATTTCACGCTGGTCTTTCCAATTCCAGATGGCGACCCGACAGCATTTTCCGCAGAGGTCAGGACGCGTTTGGGAGATGCCGGCCCGATCGATTTCGCTTTGCGCTGCGCGTTGATCAACCGAGATGCCTTTTCCAATATGTATCACGTCTTTCTGGTGCCCGATGAAGGATTCAGCGAGGTCAAACTGCACGACCGATTGTATGCAGGCCGGTTTCGGCCCCATCATCGATTCGATATCGATTTTATTCCACACATCGGTGTAGCCAACGATCCGGACCCGGAGGTGTGCAAGCGCTGGACGGACGAGTGGAACGCCGAGACTTTGGAGATCCGGGGAAGCGTCAAGGCGCTAACCCTGATCGAATACGATGGCGTCGCCATCCGGGAACTTGAACGCATTCCGTTACCTTTGCGTTAG
- a CDS encoding SGNH/GDSL hydrolase family protein: MNWETLLSFGDSITFGARSYLGYPEICGDHLMRHLHKSWHVVNHSTNGFTTMDLQRSINPLMQNFKSLHPGIITVMIGTNDIKQKVSLADFEIAYRQLIVKLRLLSVNNNVLLLHIPRFTKKVVYPYNYSMNEKVEEFNAVIERLAREHDLRSLAMSFHDMDFFDGVHFNQQGCENAARQLTDYLLKDKGLEEPQGRSEHLTVAR; encoded by the coding sequence ATGAATTGGGAGACACTTTTATCATTCGGTGACAGCATTACATTCGGCGCCCGCAGTTATTTGGGTTACCCGGAGATTTGTGGAGATCATCTCATGCGACACTTGCATAAAAGCTGGCATGTGGTCAATCATTCAACCAATGGATTCACGACGATGGACCTTCAGCGATCCATCAATCCGCTCATGCAGAATTTCAAAAGTTTACACCCGGGCATCATCACCGTGATGATCGGAACCAACGATATAAAACAGAAGGTATCACTGGCCGATTTTGAAATCGCGTATCGGCAATTGATCGTCAAACTCCGATTGCTTTCTGTGAATAACAATGTACTGTTGCTGCACATCCCGCGCTTCACGAAGAAAGTCGTCTACCCATACAATTATTCCATGAACGAGAAGGTCGAGGAATTCAATGCTGTTATCGAGCGACTGGCTCGTGAGCATGACCTCCGGTCACTTGCGATGAGCTTCCATGACATGGATTTCTTCGACGGTGTTCACTTCAATCAGCAGGGATGCGAGAACGCCGCCAGGCAATTGACGGATTATTTGCTCAAAGACAAAGGGCTGGAGGAGCCTCAGGGTCGTTCCGAACATCTGACGGTCGCGCGATGA
- a CDS encoding DUF1624 domain-containing protein produces the protein MTDQVELPAPSPGNRISSLDLLKGLVMVIMALDHTRDYFYSSFSMLNVTDPEHTTPALFFTRWITHFCAPTFSLLAGVSAWIMGRRMTKAELSMFLIKRGLWLILLEMTVICFAWYFDVQYRNNDLAVIWSLGISMIFLALFIHLPAALNLFLSLVIIAGHNLLDNVHFEGNLLWSMLHEPASFPVGANMTLHVFYPAVPWIGVMSLGYWLGRCYGKDVPATHRKKLFNGIGVSLLVGFLAIRWTNFYGEPANWRTFPEWWRTLFSFFHLSKYPPSFLYLAATLTGTFFFLANSEKWKGRIVDFFSVFGRVPFFYYVLHLYLIHGLAMLAAELSGFGWEIMVQTGMEVDLQGFGVGLGAVYLIWASVILLLYPLCRWFDRHKRAHKERWWLSYL, from the coding sequence ATGACCGATCAAGTAGAATTACCCGCCCCCTCGCCGGGCAACCGGATCAGCTCGCTGGACCTTTTAAAGGGGCTGGTGATGGTGATCATGGCCCTCGATCATACGCGTGATTACTTCTACAGCAGTTTCAGTATGCTGAACGTGACCGACCCGGAGCATACGACGCCGGCGCTGTTCTTCACGCGGTGGATCACGCATTTCTGCGCGCCGACCTTCAGCCTGCTCGCCGGCGTATCGGCCTGGATCATGGGCCGGCGGATGACGAAGGCGGAGTTGTCGATGTTCCTGATCAAGCGCGGCCTATGGCTGATCCTCCTGGAGATGACCGTGATCTGCTTCGCCTGGTATTTCGACGTGCAGTACCGCAATAACGACCTGGCGGTGATCTGGTCGCTCGGCATCAGCATGATCTTTCTCGCGCTGTTCATCCACCTGCCCGCCGCGTTGAACCTGTTCCTTTCGCTGGTGATCATCGCCGGCCACAACCTGCTGGACAATGTTCATTTCGAAGGCAATCTCTTGTGGAGCATGCTGCACGAACCGGCTTCATTTCCGGTCGGCGCCAACATGACACTGCACGTCTTCTATCCCGCGGTACCCTGGATCGGCGTGATGTCGCTCGGGTACTGGCTTGGGAGATGTTACGGAAAAGACGTTCCGGCGACGCACCGGAAAAAGCTCTTCAACGGGATCGGCGTATCGCTATTGGTCGGCTTCCTCGCGATCCGCTGGACCAATTTCTACGGCGAGCCGGCGAACTGGCGGACATTTCCGGAGTGGTGGCGCACCCTTTTTTCGTTCTTTCATCTGAGCAAGTATCCGCCCTCCTTCCTGTACCTGGCGGCGACCCTGACCGGTACCTTTTTTTTCCTGGCCAACAGCGAAAAGTGGAAAGGCCGTATCGTCGATTTCTTCAGCGTCTTCGGCCGTGTACCGTTCTTCTATTATGTCCTGCACTTGTACCTCATTCACGGACTGGCGATGCTGGCTGCCGAACTGAGCGGCTTCGGCTGGGAGATCATGGTACAGACCGGGATGGAAGTCGACCTGCAGGGGTTCGGGGTCGGGCTGGGGGCCGTTTACCTGATTTGGGCGAGCGTCATCCTGCTCCTTTATCCGCTGTGCAGGTGGTTCGATCGCCACAAGCGGGCGCATAAGGAGCGGTGGTGGCTGAGTTATCTGTAA